The sequence below is a genomic window from Coregonus clupeaformis isolate EN_2021a unplaced genomic scaffold, ASM2061545v1 scaf0093, whole genome shotgun sequence.
GTTGGGGTTGAACAACAAAGGATATTCAGCCAATCAGGCCCCTTGTTGTTCAATGCAATGTGCATTCCAAAATGGCTGCTGTGGCTTCTGCTACCTAGCATGAGGACAAAAAAAGGCAGTTTAGTATTTCAATATTCTCGATGTAGCATTTTGGATCATTGGAAAATTTGAGGTAGAGTGCCATGGACTATTGAGGTATGTTTTCCGAGCCATATTTTGCGCCAGCACTGCCGCTTGACTAATCAGAACAGAACAAGCCATTTCCAACAGTAGGTGGGAATCTATTCTAGTTAAGTCTGCTTAATAATACGTTCCTTTAGATATTTTGTTTGAAATTCCCCTGTTATAAAGACCAACAGTCCAGCCCACCACCACAGTAAGTTGAAATGGAATTGTATTTAACGTCTGGCTTCCTGTGGACACTTCCTGTTTTTTTTGCAAGGCAATTGAAAGCAATACTAGTGTAAATACACCAATTACAATTTGAATagacaaagccatcgatcacgtgacaccattcattcctatgtgaagactcaatagcgcattTGAAGCCAAGGAAGTCGGTTATGATGGCTTCTCATGTGGGAAATGTGTGTAGACTAATGCCACGTTtaaaactgggaactcggaaatctccgacttccgagcgttcaaaacaactgggaactcgggaaaaaacgagctcagactgggaaaaagcGAGTTTTttacggtcatccaactcgggctATTGCTAGAGCTCCgcctttccgacctgaagatcactgacgtcatgatttgaactTGTATTTTTCAGAGTTATTTTAAACGGGCCAATAACATGCGCTGTTTTAACTCCACCAGGAAGTGACGTtacaggctagctcagtgctgcgcCTCTCATTGAGTATGTCAAGCTGAAGGCcaaccggggtactgcaggctgccattagctactaaattatccttataacttGTGTACATCTGGAGTAATAGGAGCATTTATTGGTACCGTGATTGTTTTcgaaatttgtatttatttaccgAAGATTGGCATTTTCCTATTCACTATAATGGGTGATCCTGTTTTCTGCAAACAATGCCGGCAGTACGGCGGGCGGCCTTGAAGTTCGTGCAGAGGCTTCAAAgagagggggcagtcgttctcccctgaAATATACCAGCGTTGCTAAAAGCAGCTAATTCTAGCCATGCTGTAGGCTAAGCTAGCTGCCCCTCTCTGGTAGTTAATTGTTACCTGTGTAAaccaccccccctctctttcaAGACCTAACTACGAACCTGCTCCCAACTCCAGAAGAAGTTTCCGTAGACGTTCATTCTCCTTTGAAAGGGAGAGCTCTTGTTCTATCGTCTTTTCCACTGCTGCCATTATCTCAACAGTCACTGCTGCTAGTTGCTGCTGGTACTGGGCTATCCACTTTTCCTCTACATACCTGCCAACTTTTCAAAAAACCTTGGAGTGAGATTTTGTCCTGGGTCCGCCTGGGTCCTGCAGTCGGTGAAAAGCAATTGCACTGCCTGCGTCTCAGAACTGCGGCCGCCTTGATCTCATGAGGTTATCGTTGCCGAAGTGTGCATGACATCAGAGATAGTCGGGATCAAGTCGGACACAAATCTAACCAGCATGCATTGGGCGGTGATCGCGGTGATCGATTCTGCGCAGACCTGCTCATCTCAAATGAGCCTCTTGTCTATGATCTGTCGGCATGGTTATACTGGcctgtggccttcttggaggccttGATGATATCGGAGGGGGCTTCCATTTGAAGCAGGGCTCCAGATTGCCCATCTTTATGGTCATTATTGAGACAGGGTGCCATCCAATGCTAGGCTGTTTCTTCTCTTGGTTTTGTTCAGTCCCACAACTGAAAACACCCTCTCAGCATCTGCGTTTGCATGGGGGTAACACCAAGCTTGGCGACGGCAGCAAGCCTCTCGAATTCTTTGGCTCCTGTCACctatggaaaatgcaccaaacacaatggaaaaacataccttgatttttgattgattaatactgtaagtatactgtgggttgatccattaacaaagttcagataaaaacatgcataatttgcaacatgcatgacccatatatgcatgcaacaattttaagcaacagatgtagccaagccacacctggcaaaaggaaagacaaaaaaggaaaaaatgtttaccttatgcttccgggtttccatttcagcccagaagctttccatttcagtttcgtcctgcagggatatcattggcatggtctgataatttagaaactcctcacccagaaggtcatgctcctctggcccatggtatgggaggagatggggaaacataTTTATGAAAGTAGTTACAAGTTGTTACGTTTTAGGTATatagtcatcaaccagcagcagttCATACACATCTTTGAGGAGAAGCCACATAAGAATATCTCATGTGCAGTTTAGGAGTGAACACACCTCATCATAAAACACAGGGTATTTTAGCTAAGATTATAGTCAATAATTAGAGAGAAAAAAACTAacctttcaacaaagtacaggacatcttcgatgtcactttcagccctctgccgtacatctacaaattgtgcgtgcttgatcagtggctcttccagtggcagcttcttaagtgcatagtccacagcacttgtcaggaaacacaacacagcttcaAGTTTTTAAAGTTTAAGAGAGTGAGTACTCAATTGGACGACATTTCATTGTTACATACCTAGTCTCAGCTCAGCTTCTTATCAGACTTCTTGAGGTAGTGACCGTTTCTTCTTCTGTTGTCTTTCGCGGCAATAGTATCTCTTCTTCTGTCACTAACTTCGGGGTGCAGCGCATATGGTTCAGTGGCGCTCATCAGCGCCATCTACCGTCGGGGAGTTTGAAAAAAAGGAACGAACGAGTCTCGGCCGATTTTTGTTGCGTGAGAAATTGGATGTGTGGCGTGAGTGCGTGTGAAAACAGGCAAAAACGTGTGTCACATGGCGAAagcgtgagagttggcagctctggCCTCTATCCCAAATATGTTAACGGCTGCAGATATTAATCGCTTGGCTATAAATACATTCAACATCCGTGGTTTCGACATTTTGAAGAAAGATTTAACTTGAGATTGTCATCCATGCGTTTCTTCTATGTTAAGGTTTACAGACTACATccaaaaaggtgtattgccgccacctatTGGGTGGGGTAAACACTGATACTTTaacaaaaaatacaataattatatatatatatatatatatatatatatatatacagtaccagtcaaaggttcaaaactatgaaataacacatatggaatcatgtagtaaccaaaaaagtgttaaacaaatcaaaatatattttatttttgagattcttcaaagtagccaccctttgccttgatgattgctttgcacactcttggcattctctcaaccagcttcacctggaatgcttttccatgagttttgaaggagttcccacatatgctgagcacttgttggctccaactcatcccaaacatctcaattgggttgaggttgggtgattgtggaggccaggtcatctgatgcagcactccatcactctccttcttggtaaaatagcccctacacagcctggaggtgtgttgggtcattgtcctattgaaaaccaaatgatagtcccactaagtgcaaaccagaggggatggcgtatcgctgcagaatgctgtggtagccatgctggtgaagtgtgccttgaattctaaatagatcacagagtgtcaccagcaaagcaccatcacacttcctcctccatgcttcacggtgggaaccacacatgcggagatcatccgttcacctactctgcgtctcacaaagacacgccggttggaaccaaaaatctccaatttggactccagaccaaaggacagatttccaccagtctgatGTCCACTGCTTGtgcttcttggcccaagcaagtctcttcttattattggtgtcctttagtagtggtttctttgcagcaattcgaccatgaaggcctgattcacgtagtctcctctgaacagttgatgttgagatgtgtctgttacttgaactctgtgaagcatttatttgggctgcaatttctgaggctggtaacttatcctctgcagcagaggtaactctgggtcttcctttcctgtggctgtcctcatgagagccagtttcaccatagcacttgatggtttttgcgactgcacttgaagaaactttcaaagttcttgaaattttccggactgactgaccttcatgtcttaatgtaatgatggactgtcgtttctctttgcttatttgagctgttcttgacataatatggacttggtcttttaccaaatacagtgccttgcaaaagtattcatcccccttggcgtttttcctattttgttgcattacaacctgtaatgtaaattgatttttatttggatttcatgtttggacatacacaaaatagtccaaattggtgaagtgaaatgaaaaaaataacttgtttcaaaaaattctaaaaaataattaacggaaaagtggtgcgtgcatatgtattcaccccctttgctatgaagcccctaaataagatctggtgcaaccaattaccttcagaagtcacataattagttaaataaagtccacctgtgtgcaatctaagtgttacatgatctgtcacatgatctcagtatatatacacctgttctgaaacgccccagagtctgcaacaccactaagcaaggggcaccaccaagcaagcggcaccatgaagatcaaggagctctccaaacaggtcagggacaaagttgtggagaagtacagatcaaacctgccaagagagggccgcccaccaaaactcacggaccaggcaaggagggcattaatcagagaggcaacaaagagaccaaagataaccctgaaggagctgcaaagctccacagcggagattggagtatctgtccataggaccactttaagccgtacactccacagagctgggctttacggaagagtggccagaaaaaaagccattgcttaaagaaaaaatttgcaaacacgtttggtgttcgtcaaaaggcatgtgggagactccccaaacatatggaagaaggtatgctggtcagatgagactaaaattgagctttttggccatcaaggaaaacgctatgtctggcgcaaacccaacacctctcatcaccccgagaacaccatccccacagtgaagcatggtggtggcagcatcatgctgtggggatgtttttcatcggcagggactgggaaactggtcagaattgaaggaatgatggatggcgctaaatacagggaaattcttgagggaaacctgtttcagtcttccagagatttgagactgggacggaggttcaccttccagcaggacaatgaccctaagcatactgctaaagcaacactcgagtggtttaaggggaaacatttaaatgtcttggaatggcctagtcaaagcccagacctcaatccaattgagaatctgtggtatgacttaaagattgctgtacaccagcggaacccatccaacttgaaggagttggagcagttttgccttgaagaatgggctaaaatcccagtggctagatgtgccaagcttatagagacataccccaagagacttgcaactgtaattgctgcaaaaggtggctctacaaagtattgactttgggggggttgaatagttatgcacgctcaagttttctgtttttttgtcttatttcttgtttgtttcacaataaaacatattttgcatcttcaaagtggtaggcatgttctgtaaatgaaattatacaaacccccaaaaaattcattttatttccaggttgtgaggcaacaaaataggaaaaatgccaagggggtgaatactttcgcaagccattgtagggctatcttctgtataccacccctaccttgtcacaacacaactgattggctcaaatgcattaagaaggaaagaaattccacaaattaacgtttaataaggcacacctgttaattgaaatgcattccaggtgactacctgaagaatctcaaatatagaatatatttagatttgattaacactttttttgctacatgattccatatgtgttatttcagttttgatgtcttcactattattctacaattgtagaaaatagtaaaaataaagaaaaacccttgaatgagtaggtgtgtgtccaaacttttgactggtactatatttatcctatatacaaataaaaaaaagtggtgcGCTGGGCCTTtagtagtcctgtattagcggaccgaaaTAACCATCTGTAGCGAGGGCAAATtattgcatcttgttattatatttagctaCCAGTTTTTTTGTTATGAATAAGAGTTTCATCATATATTCTCCATTTGCACGAGGCTACTACTACCAGGCTACTTTTGCCTTCTTGCAAAGCAATATACCTAtttcaaccactagaaactgtgcACACACATGTTCTAAAGTTTGCTGGAGGATGAGGACatcaagttcagtttttataaatgccTTTTGCGTGAAAACTGGAGCGCTTATGTTTTGGGAAATATTTCGCGTGTATGGAACGTCTCTAAATGAGGCACCTGCGTCTCAATATGACTGACTCCCAGTTAAAAAAATTATAGTACAAAATAAATTCAGGGCCACTCAGGTGCTAAAATGGCGTAATGCTAAATGTGGTCTCTCCTGTCTTGTAATTCTATTTCTACGTATGTTGTTGCTggacttgtttgtttgtttgtatccATAACAACAAAAGTTCAACAATGATTTAGAACCGCAGCTATTGTGCTTCTTGGCTGGAGTTTGGGTAAGTACATAACATAACTGAGAAGAAGGTCTTTATTAGTTACTGTATGAAGCTATGCCATTACATTTTTCACACGATAACATTTGGCTTAATAAATAATTTCTTTATAATAGTGTATCTTAAAATAAAGGAtttattttttgtcaacaatggtggggagtggagtgtgtgtgtaggctacaaatataaaaataaaaatcacatTCTTTATTGCATTGCGATTTATTTCACCAATCAAATTCATGAAAATGTTGGGCTGTTACTGTACAGACAACTGGGTAGCCTGGGCCCTagtcaaaatagtgcactatactaggaatagggtaccatttgggacgtattATTTGGGATTCACATTGATAGATACAATGATATGTTGTGTTCCAGGGGATTGGCCAGCAGTATGTCTGAGAACCGGCATGTGACAGTAGGCTTCGGCCAGGGTAGTAAGGTCGACAGTGTGCTCATGGGCAGCCGGATGACCCACATCCGAGAGGCCCCGGCTGGGCAGCGGGATCCAGGCAAGCCCCAGTCTTTAGGCCCGAGGAATCGGCGCCTGATGCACCAGAGCACCCTGTCACTAGGGCACCCACAGGCATCTGGGACCAgctacaccaccacacacactcagGTTAGTACCAATTAGATGGTATTATAGAACTGTACCAgtaccacacacacacgagcaGTATGAGCACTTTTACTGTTTGAATAAAGGAACTATAATATcggggtgtgtgtctgtctttggtATGACGTGAGTGATGTCGTGAGATCCTCTTCCTGGTTCTCTCCAGAGTTACTGTGGGTGGGCAGCCGACGGCCAACCGCTGGTCTTCTTTCCCCGAGATCCCGCCTACCCCTCCCAGCACGCCAGTCAGCTGGACCTGAGTCACACATCCACCAGCCAATcacagacacacagcagagacatcCATGGCCCCAAAGACATCATCCCGGTACGACCAACTGTCAGTctcaatgaatgaatgaatgatcgTCAGTTGAGCTTTATTTCATTCCGTGTTGTCTCAGTGAAACACGTCAGTTAAATATAGTGACTACATGGTCATACAGGGATGTCTTCAGTACTCAATGTCACGTAGGATCATAtttagaggaaggaaaccactgaATAGAAtacctctattcatctctctcttcccccctcccccacacctccatctttcttccccccttcccctctccctatcttccatccctctccctatcttccctccctccctccctccctctccccatcttccctcctccctctccccattttccctcccccatcttccctccctccctccctctccccattttccctccctccccatcttccctccctctcctctccccatcttccctccctcttccctcccctcgtCTTCACTCCCCTCTCCcgccctcttccctctccccatcttccctccctcttccctccctctcctcatcttccctccccctccctctcctctctccatcttccctctccctctcctctccccatctccctccctctcctctccccatcttcctccctctcctctccccatattcctccctccctcatcttcctccctccctctccccatcttccctccctcccctctcaattttctcctcatcttctctccctccctctccatcttccctccctccccatcttccctccctctcctcatcttccctccctcccccatcttccccccccctctcctctccccatcttccctcccctccctccctctcctcatcttcctccctctccctctccctccctctccccatcttccccctccctccctccatcttccctccccctccctccctctcctcatcttccctccctctcccatcttcctccctctccctctccctccctctcctctctcctccctctccccatcttccccccccttctcccctctcccatcttcctcctcctctcctctctccctctccccatcttccctccctctcctcatctttcctccctccctcctctcccccatctctccctctcccatcttccctccctctccctctccctcctcccatcttcccctccctcccccatcttcccccctccctcccctctcccatcttcccccctccctccctctcccatcttcctcctccctccctctcctctcccctccctccctctcctcatcttcccctccctcccatcttcctccctctccctcttccctccctcccctccctctctcctctccccctccctccctctcctctccctctcctctcctctctcctccctccctccctcccttcctcctcctctcctctccccatcttccctccctctccctctccccatcttcctccctcttccctccctcctcatcttccctcccccctccctctccccatcttccctccctccctccctctcctcatctccctccctcttccctcctcatcttcctccccctcccctcctctccccatcttccctctccccatcttccctcccctccctccctccacttccctccctcctccctcccttcatcttccctccctctccctctccctctcctctccctccctctccccatcttccccctccctcccctcatcttcccccctccctccctctccccatcttccctccctccctctccctctcatctcctctccccatcttcctccctctcctcatcttccctccctccctctccccatcttcatctcccctccctccccatcttctctccctcttccctcccctcatcttcctccctctaccctccctctcctcattttccctcccccctccctctcctctccctatcttccctccccctccctctcctctccccatcttccctccctctcctctccccatcttcccTCTCCCCatattccctccctcccctcatcttccctccctccctctccccatcttccctccctcccctctcaattttctcctcatctccttcctctcccctcccctccccatcttccctccctctcctcatcttcctctcccttccccatcttccctccccctccctctcctctccccatcttccctcctccatccctctcctcatcttccctccctctccccatcttccctccctctccctctcctctccctccctctccccatcttcctccctccctctcatctcctctccccatcttccctccctctcctctccccatcttccctccctctcctcatcttccctccccccctctccccatcttcatctcccctctccccatcttcaccccctccctcccatcttctctccctcttccctcccctcatcttccctccctctccccgccctcttccctctcctcatcttccctccctcttccctccctctcctcatcttccctcccctcctctccccatcttccctcccccctccctctcctctccccatcttccctccctcccccctccctctcttctccccattTTCCCTCTCCccattccctctctccccatctctccctcccctctcaattttctcctcatcttctctccctcctctctcctccctccccatcttccctccccccctccccatcttcccctccctctcctctctccatcttccctccctcatcttccctccctcttcccatcttcccccctctcctcatcttccctcccctccctccctctccccatcttccctccctctccccatcttccctcctcctctccccatcttccccctctcctcatcttctccctctctctcccccctctccccatcttccctcctctctctccccatcttcctccctctccccctctccccatcttcccccctctccctctccctctccccatcttccctccctccctccctctcatctcctctccccatcttccctccctctcctctccccatcttcatctcccctccctccccatcttctctccctccctctcctctccctatcttgcctccctccctctccctctcttccctcccctcatCTTTCTCCCTCCAGTTCAATGTTCTTCATAGGCTGGGTCAGAGTAACTGGTCTCGTAATCGCGAGGGTGTGGCCATGAGAGAGGTGACCAATCCCAAGGAGCCCACCCCCTACTGGACGACCTATCGCAGTGAGCACAGGGGTCCTAGCCCCTTCCCCTCACCACACAGCCCCACTGGTAGACCCACACTGTGGCATCAACATGATATACTGACAGGTAATACACACAGCATGCTCAcgtgtaacacacacatacaattacacaCACTTTCTAGGCTCTAATGTAAACCCACAGTATCCTCACAGATAACACACAGTTCTGTGCTaaccacagctgtgtgtgtgcgcgtgtgtgtcagGTGAGGCCAGGAATCCAGCAGGTCCAGGTAAAGCTAGGAGACAGTCTGGAGAGAGAGTCCTGTGGGCTGCGCGACGCTGGGAGACGGACTGCTGTGCCCTCCGACTCAACTAAACACACACAATAAAACTGTACACACACTCTACAAATCAACTGAGCACACTCAAAACCAACTCTGACCGAACTGAGTGCAGTTCAGTCCAACACTCAAAGACAAGACACTTAAATACTACCAAAACCACTCAAATAACACTCCATCTCAAGTCAGAACAACTCACTGGCATAACACTACTTCAGACTAATAAACCTGCTCCCTGAAGCTCACTGTCCTGGCAGATCTGGGCTGAGTGTTAAACACTGTCCTGGCAGATCTGGGCTGAGTGTTAAACTGTCCTGGAGGGTGCCTTTTcacttaacctctacgggatcggtatCCCGgatatgggacggttgagctaatgtgcgcaaatgtgattagcatgactgttgtaagtaacagcaaactttccaggacatagacatgtcttatatgggcagaaagcttaaattattgttaatctaactgcactgtccaattaacagtagctattacagtgaaaaaataccatgctattgtttgagagtgcacaacaaaaaacatatcacggcaactggcttgatacattcacctctgaaggtaaataatgtacttacattcagtaatcttgctctgatttgtcatcctgagggtcccagagatcaaatgtagcatagttttgtttgataattTTTTATATTCAGatataggaactgggttctacagt
It includes:
- the LOC121570695 gene encoding uncharacterized protein LOC121570695, with product MSENRHVTVGFGQGSKVDSVLMGSRMTHIREAPAGQRDPGKPQSLGPRNRRLMHQSTLSLGHPQASGTSYTTTHTQSYCGWAADGQPLVFFPRDPAYPSQHASQLDLSHTSTSQSQTHSRDIHGPKDIIPFNVLHRLGQSNWSRNREGVAMREVTNPKEPTPYWTTYRSEHRGPSPFPSPHSPTGRPTLWHQHDILTGEARNPAGPGKARRQSGERVLWAARRWETDCCALRLN